One window of Micropterus dolomieu isolate WLL.071019.BEF.003 ecotype Adirondacks linkage group LG13, ASM2129224v1, whole genome shotgun sequence genomic DNA carries:
- the auh gene encoding methylglutaconyl-CoA hydratase, mitochondrial isoform X2 — protein sequence MAVLVGRRALWQAFHGHAATVSCSRRQVFSAQVWSSSRLNGQAAVTRQYSADSKDDLRVRYLDGEDAGIVVVGINRPKAKNAISKNLVKMMFEAVEDIKKNNKVRSVILCSLVPGVFCAGADLKERAKMHQSEVGPFVAKARALITELGNLPIPTIAAIDGAALGGGLEMALACDIRIASNTAKMGLVETKLAIIPGAGGTQRLPRVIGVSLAKELIFAARVVDGTEACRLALVSHSVEQNKSGDAAYLRAMELAREINPQGPIAIRMAKLAINQGIEVDLLTGLAIEEACYAQVPYLMP from the exons ATGGCGGTCCTGGTGGGACGCAGAGCTCTGTGGCAAGCCTTCCACGGGCACGCAGCGACCGTCTCCTGCTCGAGACGGCAGGTTTTCTCCGCGCAAGTCTGGTCTTCTTCTCGCCTGAACGGCCAAGCAGCGGTGACACGACAGTACAGCGCAGACTCCAAGGATGACCTGCGCGTGAGATACCTGGACGGAGAAGACGCCG gtattgttgttgttgggaTAAATCGACCCAAAGCCAAAAATGCAATAAGCAAAAATCTGGTCAAAATG ATGTTTGAGGCTGTGGAGGATATCAAGAAGAATAACAAAGTGCGCAGTGTCATTTTATGTAGTTTGGTTCCTGGGGTTTTCTGTGCAG GTGCAGACCTGAAAGAGAGGGCCAAGATGCACCAGAGTGAAGTGGGACCGTTTGTGGCCAAAGCGAGAGCACTCATCACAGAACTGG gAAACCTGCCAATACCAACAATTGCCGCAATTGATGGAGCTGCCTTAGGAGGAGGCCTGGAAATGGCCCTTGCTTGTGACATCAGAATTGCAT CCAATACTGCAAAAATGGGACTAGTTGAGACCAAACTTGCAATTATTCCTGGAGCAG GTGGTACACAGCGTCTCCCCAGGGTGATTGGTGTCTCTCTTGCTAAGGAGCTCATCTTTGCTGCCCGGGTGGTGGATGGAACAGAGGCATGTCGTCTGGCTCTCGTCAGTCATTCTGTGGAACAGAATAAGAGTGGAGATGCTGCCTACTTGCGTGCTATGGAGCTCGCCCGTGAGATCAACCCTCAG GGTCCAATTGCAATAAGGATGGCAAAACTGGCAATCAACCAGGGGATAGAG GTGGATTTATTAACAGGTCTGGCAATTGAAGAGGCATGTTATGCCCAG
- the nfil3 gene encoding nuclear factor interleukin-3-regulated protein, with the protein MQSIKQEVDSNESYSGDDSLVLAVALQGANRDLMGHKISAIPFKAKAACRRKREFIPEEKKDNLYWERRRKNNEAAKRSREKRRINDMVLENKLMALGEENASLKAELLSLKLKFGLVSSTAYAQEVQKLSNSTTVNPYQEFVPLSAGQGSSSKDLEPVHLRSSCISVIKHSPHIPETCIATAKGSFSICQTSDIKQEPAENGSYAQESSSPYELYRNYRASPLSGVYSQPASFLQITRSSSNSPRSSDDGAISKSSDGEDEQQVPKGLISYIGDPKSVIVSTHKVPDASSSALPHKLRIKARTIQIKVEAIDPEYESSGKTSSPINNSEGRCYQTAQDFSAYTQSPPCPLSLQVTNMQDWIHRSEKKHKSSTKTLQNGFKSSRLTPSPASNKTVDLVKELSYAHSDAEDLYMK; encoded by the coding sequence ATGCAATCAATTAAGCAAGAGGTGGACTCCAATGAGTCCTACAGTGGAGATGATTCCCTGGTCCTGGCTGTCGCCTTACAAGGGGCTAACAGAGACCTGATGGGCCACAAAATCTCTGCAATTCCGTTTAAGGCTAAAGCTGCCTGTCGCAGGAAAAGGGAGTTTATcccagaggagaagaaagacaaCCTTTATTGGGAGAGGCGCCGCAAAAACAATGAGGCAGCCAAACGGTCCAGGGAGAAGAGACGTATAAATGACATGGTGCTTGAGAACAAGCTGATGGCCCTTGGAGAAGAAAATGCCTCCCTCAAGGCTGAGCTGCTGTCGTTGAAACTGAAGTTTGGCCTGGTGAGCTCGACAGCATATGCTCAAGAAGTCCAAAAGTTATCCAACTCCACCACTGTAAACCCCTACCAAGAGTTTGTTCCACTCAGTGCTGGCCAAGGTTCTTCCAGCAAAGATTTGGAGCCTGTTCACCTGCGCAGCAGCTGCATATCAGTCATCAAGCATTCACCTCACATCCCAGAGACATGTATTGCAACTGCAAAGGGTAGCTTTAGTATCTGCCAGACTTCAGACATCAAGCAAGAACCAGCAGAGAATGGCAGCTATGCACAGGAGAGCAGTAGTCCCTATGAACTCTATAGAAACTACAGGGCCAGTCCATTGTCTGGAGTCTACTCCCAACCTGCTTCATTCCTGCAGATCACCAGATCGTCCAGTAACTCCCCCAGGAGCTCAGATGATGGCGCTATAAGCAAATCATCAGATGGTGAGGATGAGCAGCAGGTCCCCAAAGGGTTAATATCATATATAGGTGATCCAAAAAGCGTCATTGTCTCCACACACAAAGTGCCAGATGCCAGTTCTTCAGCTTTGCCCCATAAACTGCGGATCAAAGCCAGAACCATCCAAATCAAAGTGGAGGCCATCGACCCTGAATATGAGTCTTCTGGAAAGACCTCCTCTCCCATCAACAATTCAGAGGGAAGATGCTACCAGACCGCTCAGGATTTTTCAGCATACACCCAGTCCCCCCCGTGCCCTTTGTCATTACAGGTCACTAACATGCAAGACTGGATCCACCGGTCTGAGAAAAAGCATAAAAGCAGCACAAAGACACTGCAGAATGGCTTCAAAAGTAGCAGGCTGACCCCAAGCCCCGCCTCAAACAAAACCGTTGACCTTGTAAAAGAATTGTCCTATGCACACTCAGATGCTGAGGACTTGTATATGAAATAG
- the auh gene encoding methylglutaconyl-CoA hydratase, mitochondrial isoform X1: MAVLVGRRALWQAFHGHAATVSCSRRQVFSAQVWSSSRLNGQAAVTRQYSADSKDDLRVRYLDGEDAGIVVVGINRPKAKNAISKNLVKMMFEAVEDIKKNNKVRSVILCSLVPGVFCAGADLKERAKMHQSEVGPFVAKARALITELGNLPIPTIAAIDGAALGGGLEMALACDIRIASNTAKMGLVETKLAIIPGAGGTQRLPRVIGVSLAKELIFAARVVDGTEACRLALVSHSVEQNKSGDAAYLRAMELAREINPQGPIAIRMAKLAINQGIEVDLLTGLAIEEACYAQVIPTKDRLEGLAAFKEKRCPHYKGE; this comes from the exons ATGGCGGTCCTGGTGGGACGCAGAGCTCTGTGGCAAGCCTTCCACGGGCACGCAGCGACCGTCTCCTGCTCGAGACGGCAGGTTTTCTCCGCGCAAGTCTGGTCTTCTTCTCGCCTGAACGGCCAAGCAGCGGTGACACGACAGTACAGCGCAGACTCCAAGGATGACCTGCGCGTGAGATACCTGGACGGAGAAGACGCCG gtattgttgttgttgggaTAAATCGACCCAAAGCCAAAAATGCAATAAGCAAAAATCTGGTCAAAATG ATGTTTGAGGCTGTGGAGGATATCAAGAAGAATAACAAAGTGCGCAGTGTCATTTTATGTAGTTTGGTTCCTGGGGTTTTCTGTGCAG GTGCAGACCTGAAAGAGAGGGCCAAGATGCACCAGAGTGAAGTGGGACCGTTTGTGGCCAAAGCGAGAGCACTCATCACAGAACTGG gAAACCTGCCAATACCAACAATTGCCGCAATTGATGGAGCTGCCTTAGGAGGAGGCCTGGAAATGGCCCTTGCTTGTGACATCAGAATTGCAT CCAATACTGCAAAAATGGGACTAGTTGAGACCAAACTTGCAATTATTCCTGGAGCAG GTGGTACACAGCGTCTCCCCAGGGTGATTGGTGTCTCTCTTGCTAAGGAGCTCATCTTTGCTGCCCGGGTGGTGGATGGAACAGAGGCATGTCGTCTGGCTCTCGTCAGTCATTCTGTGGAACAGAATAAGAGTGGAGATGCTGCCTACTTGCGTGCTATGGAGCTCGCCCGTGAGATCAACCCTCAG GGTCCAATTGCAATAAGGATGGCAAAACTGGCAATCAACCAGGGGATAGAG GTGGATTTATTAACAGGTCTGGCAATTGAAGAGGCATGTTATGCCCAG